The following are from one region of the Bradyrhizobium septentrionale genome:
- a CDS encoding MFS transporter, producing the protein MTEVVMDKAAITTADPEIERTTIRKVALRLMWFVMAMYFLAILDRGNISFAALQMNKELGLNAEMFGIAVGVMYFTYSIFEIPSNLILSKYGARVTLTRIAILWGIATVLMAFTQGPLSLYAFRGFLGFAESGLFPGVMLLLSLWFPFSYRARYNAMFNYAVPISYIFASLISGAILDLNGTFGISGWKWLFILEGLPPIILGIVGIFYLTDRPQQASWLSTAQRNWLTGALERDAKATGVVHAEGVLRTITKPMVLLFGLCNFGLFCGLASLFPWLPQIIKSFGLPNSQVGFVTAIPPVAGLIGMIALSRHSDHVGERFYYAAMTFVIAASGFAIAAFSTSPVWIIIGFMVANVGVYGTQAVFWTIPQSYMSRQSAPGAIGLVSTIGSIGGATIPIVIGRAKDASGNFTTGFLVVAGVLLVAAVLVLIARSQLVKE; encoded by the coding sequence ATGACCGAAGTCGTGATGGATAAGGCGGCGATAACGACCGCCGATCCGGAGATCGAACGCACCACGATCCGCAAGGTTGCGCTGCGCCTGATGTGGTTCGTGATGGCGATGTACTTCCTCGCCATCCTCGACCGCGGCAACATCTCCTTTGCCGCGCTGCAGATGAACAAGGAGCTCGGGCTCAATGCCGAGATGTTTGGCATCGCCGTCGGCGTCATGTACTTCACCTATTCCATCTTCGAGATCCCGAGCAACCTCATCCTCAGCAAATACGGCGCACGCGTCACGCTGACGCGGATCGCGATCCTCTGGGGCATTGCCACGGTGCTGATGGCCTTCACGCAGGGCCCGCTCAGCCTCTATGCATTCCGCGGCTTTCTCGGCTTTGCCGAGTCCGGCCTGTTTCCCGGCGTGATGCTGCTGCTCAGCCTGTGGTTTCCGTTCAGCTATCGCGCCCGCTACAATGCGATGTTCAATTATGCGGTGCCGATCTCCTACATTTTCGCCTCGCTGATCTCGGGCGCCATCCTCGATCTGAATGGGACGTTCGGCATCTCCGGCTGGAAGTGGCTGTTCATCCTCGAAGGCCTGCCGCCGATCATTCTCGGGATCGTCGGCATCTTCTATCTGACCGACCGGCCGCAGCAGGCGAGCTGGCTGTCGACCGCGCAACGCAACTGGCTGACCGGCGCGCTCGAGCGCGACGCCAAGGCAACCGGCGTGGTGCATGCCGAGGGCGTGCTCAGGACCATCACCAAGCCGATGGTGCTGCTGTTCGGCCTGTGCAATTTCGGCCTGTTCTGCGGGCTGGCTTCGCTGTTTCCCTGGCTGCCGCAAATCATCAAATCCTTCGGCCTGCCGAATTCGCAGGTCGGCTTCGTGACCGCGATCCCGCCGGTCGCCGGCCTGATCGGCATGATTGCGTTGTCGCGGCACTCCGATCATGTCGGCGAGCGCTTCTATTATGCCGCGATGACCTTCGTGATCGCTGCATCGGGCTTCGCAATCGCCGCCTTTTCAACATCTCCGGTCTGGATCATCATCGGTTTCATGGTTGCCAATGTCGGTGTCTATGGTACGCAAGCCGTGTTCTGGACCATCCCCCAGTCCTACATGTCGCGGCAGAGCGCGCCGGGTGCGATCGGCCTGGTCAGCACCATCGGCAGCATTGGAGGCGCCACGATCCCGATCGTGATCGGACGTGCCAAGGACGCCTCCGGCAACTTCACCACCGGATTCCTCGTGGTGGCCGGAGTTCTGCTCGTCGCAGCGGTGCTGGTCCTGATCGCACGCTCTCAACTCGTGAAAGAATGA
- a CDS encoding non-heme iron oxygenase ferredoxin subunit, which yields MADQGTWHAAATLGELNEGEPYGVEIAGHHIALYRVGNEYYATSNICTHEEALLSDGVLDGCEIECPLHMGRFDINTGEALTSPVEIDIQTYPVRVAGDWLEVCLPA from the coding sequence ATGGCAGACCAAGGAACCTGGCACGCGGCCGCAACGCTCGGCGAGCTGAACGAAGGCGAACCATACGGCGTCGAAATCGCCGGCCACCACATCGCGCTCTATCGCGTCGGCAATGAGTATTACGCCACCAGCAACATCTGCACGCATGAGGAGGCGCTGCTCTCCGACGGCGTTCTGGACGGTTGCGAGATCGAATGCCCGCTGCATATGGGCCGCTTCGACATCAACACCGGCGAGGCGCTGACCAGTCCGGTCGAGATAGACATCCAGACCTATCCGGTGCGCGTGGCAGGCGACTGGCTGGAGGTCTGCCTGCCCGCATAA
- a CDS encoding MarR family winged helix-turn-helix transcriptional regulator produces the protein MIDFERYVPTVLSSLVAKLRASANAFFPQAYGVSLAEWRVLSFLREHEPASAYDIWTNAQLDKAVVSRETTSLRKKGLIELTPVRGSARNRTEIRLTRLGVALLDRSLDEILRRHDNLTAGLDTRALDAFFRVVAHIEQRIPHMGDPSDNAMPAHAPVKRIVKRRPPTGA, from the coding sequence GTGATCGATTTCGAGCGCTACGTGCCCACGGTGCTGTCGAGCCTGGTCGCGAAGCTGCGTGCCAGTGCCAATGCCTTCTTTCCGCAGGCCTACGGCGTGTCGCTCGCGGAATGGCGGGTGCTGTCCTTTCTCAGGGAGCACGAGCCGGCCAGCGCCTATGACATCTGGACCAACGCGCAACTGGACAAGGCGGTCGTCAGCCGTGAGACGACGTCGCTCAGGAAGAAGGGGCTGATCGAGCTGACGCCGGTCAGAGGCAGCGCCCGAAACCGGACCGAGATTCGGCTGACCAGACTCGGCGTGGCGCTGCTCGACCGCAGCCTGGACGAAATCCTGCGCCGGCATGACAACCTCACGGCCGGCCTCGACACCAGGGCGCTCGATGCCTTCTTCCGTGTCGTGGCGCATATCGAGCAGCGCATCCCCCACATGGGCGATCCGTCGGACAATGCCATGCCGGCCCATGCGCCGGTCAAGCGCATTGTGAAGCGCAGGCCGCCAACCGGAGCCTAG